In the genome of Streptomyces collinus, one region contains:
- a CDS encoding helix-turn-helix domain-containing protein, with the protein MNSPLPTSHQALTVPEVMTALRMSRFKVYDLIRSKRLPSFTEGRLRRVPADAVATYMKNRLEEAA; encoded by the coding sequence ATGAACTCCCCCCTGCCCACAAGCCACCAGGCCCTGACCGTGCCCGAAGTCATGACCGCGCTGCGGATGAGCCGTTTCAAGGTCTACGACCTGATCCGGTCCAAGCGGCTCCCGAGCTTCACCGAAGGGCGTTTGCGCCGCGTCCCGGCGGACGCGGTGGCCACGTACATGAAGAACCGTCTTGAGGAGGCCGCCTGA
- a CDS encoding TetR/AcrR family transcriptional regulator, which produces MQTATPEARKVPRPRADALRNRERIVTAAREMFVEHGPEVPLDEIARRAGVGNATVYRNFPDRDALVREVVCSVMDRTTAAAEAALAETGDAFEALERFVHAAADERISALCPMISSTFDQHHPDLEAARERVERQVAEVMDRARSAGQLRSDVDVGDVMIAVAQLSRPPAGTDCFRADRFVHRHLQLFLDGLRAPARSALPGTAVTLEDLRRP; this is translated from the coding sequence GTGCAGACCGCCACCCCCGAAGCGCGCAAGGTGCCCCGGCCTCGCGCCGACGCCCTGCGCAACCGGGAGCGGATCGTCACCGCCGCCCGGGAGATGTTCGTCGAACACGGCCCCGAGGTGCCGCTCGACGAGATCGCCCGCCGGGCCGGCGTCGGAAACGCCACGGTGTACCGCAACTTCCCGGACCGCGACGCGCTCGTCCGCGAGGTCGTCTGCTCCGTCATGGACCGTACGACCGCGGCCGCCGAGGCCGCGCTCGCCGAGACCGGCGACGCGTTCGAGGCGCTGGAGCGCTTCGTGCACGCCGCCGCCGACGAGCGGATCAGCGCGCTGTGCCCGATGATCTCCAGCACGTTCGACCAGCACCACCCGGATCTGGAGGCCGCGCGCGAACGGGTCGAGCGGCAGGTCGCGGAGGTCATGGACCGCGCCAGGTCGGCCGGGCAGCTCCGGTCCGACGTGGACGTGGGGGACGTCATGATCGCCGTGGCCCAGCTCAGCCGGCCCCCGGCCGGTACGGACTGCTTCCGGGCCGACCGCTTCGTCCACCGCCATCTTCAGCTGTTCCTGGACGGGCTGCGGGCCCCCGCCCGCTCCGCCCTCCCGGGCACGGCCGTGACTCTGGAGGACCTGCGCCGGCCCTGA
- a CDS encoding dioxygenase family protein produces the protein MSAATQERMPALYLSHGAPPLADDPVWPGELAAWSAGLLRPKAVLIVSAHWEEAPLALGATETVPLVYDFWGFPEHYYRVKYDAPGAPELAESVRKLLRAPGMSVQDVPDRGLDHGAYVPLVEMYPEADLPVLQVSMPTLDPVRLMEIGRRLAPLRDEGVLIVGSGFFTHNLAALRQGGIPAWSAEFDDWGRRALEARDVDALLDFTRKSPAGQLAHPRTEHFAPLFVTMGAADAAGELDTQKSVIDGFWMGLAKRSVQFG, from the coding sequence ATGTCCGCCGCCACCCAGGAGCGCATGCCCGCTCTGTACCTCAGCCACGGCGCCCCGCCCCTGGCCGACGACCCGGTCTGGCCCGGTGAGCTGGCCGCCTGGTCCGCCGGACTGCTGCGCCCCAAGGCCGTCCTGATCGTCTCCGCCCACTGGGAGGAGGCCCCGCTCGCCCTCGGCGCCACCGAGACCGTCCCGCTCGTCTACGACTTCTGGGGCTTCCCGGAGCACTACTACCGGGTGAAGTACGACGCCCCCGGCGCACCGGAGCTCGCGGAGTCCGTACGCAAGCTGCTGCGCGCCCCCGGCATGTCCGTCCAGGACGTCCCCGACCGCGGCCTCGACCACGGCGCGTACGTCCCGCTGGTCGAGATGTACCCGGAGGCCGACCTCCCGGTCCTCCAGGTGTCCATGCCGACGCTCGACCCGGTTCGGCTCATGGAGATCGGCCGCAGGCTCGCCCCCCTGCGGGACGAGGGCGTGCTCATCGTCGGCTCGGGCTTCTTCACCCACAACCTGGCCGCGCTGCGGCAGGGCGGCATCCCCGCCTGGTCGGCGGAGTTCGACGACTGGGGCCGGCGGGCGCTGGAGGCGCGTGACGTCGACGCCCTGCTCGACTTCACCCGCAAGTCCCCCGCGGGGCAGCTGGCCCACCCGCGCACCGAGCACTTCGCCCCGCTCTTCGTGACGATGGGCGCGGCCGACGCGGCCGGCGAGCTGGACACGCAGAAGTCCGTGATCGACGGGTTCTGGATGGGGCTGGCGAAGCGGTCGGTGCAGTTCGGCTGA
- a CDS encoding tyrosine-type recombinase/integrase has translation MARKRNPNGAGSIRQRKDGRYEGRVYVPQPDGTRARKTVYGNTWDECDEKHQELVRRARQGIPTPTRSAKLSEWLPYWLAQYVEPRRKLSTYDKYEMHVRRYLVPLLGTKRLESLSVADVRRFTTRVQSTTTAATAKEAHRMLRTALTAALREKLITRNVASLVEPPRVKQRDISPWTLEETLTFLEAARRDPLYAAFVLAIAMGLRRGELVGLRWSGGDLDNRVLHVRQQTQRRRGTLYDDDPKSRRRRVIPMPALCIAPLRWHRLRQRAAFARTGIAWDEKGYVFATRNGRPVEPRNVYRSFTRVAADAELRVVRLHDARHGCATLLTAAGVAPRVIMEILGHSQISITMDVYTHVVHDTQREAISHMDRLLRRRRPAA, from the coding sequence ATGGCGCGCAAGCGAAACCCGAACGGTGCTGGGAGCATCAGGCAGCGAAAGGACGGCCGTTACGAGGGCCGTGTGTACGTTCCACAGCCGGACGGCACCCGCGCTCGCAAGACGGTGTACGGCAACACCTGGGATGAGTGCGACGAGAAGCATCAGGAACTGGTGCGCCGCGCCCGTCAGGGCATCCCGACGCCTACCCGCTCCGCGAAGCTCTCCGAGTGGCTGCCGTACTGGCTGGCGCAGTACGTCGAACCGCGCCGCAAGCTGAGCACGTACGACAAGTACGAGATGCATGTGCGCCGCTACCTAGTTCCTCTGCTGGGCACCAAGCGGCTGGAGTCGCTCAGCGTCGCCGACGTGCGCCGCTTCACCACCCGCGTGCAGAGCACGACTACGGCCGCGACCGCCAAGGAAGCGCACCGCATGCTCCGTACCGCGCTCACGGCGGCCCTGCGCGAGAAACTCATCACACGGAACGTCGCATCGCTCGTCGAACCGCCCCGCGTGAAGCAGCGTGACATCAGTCCATGGACCCTGGAAGAGACGCTGACGTTCCTGGAGGCCGCACGGCGAGACCCGCTGTACGCCGCATTCGTTCTGGCTATCGCCATGGGCCTACGGCGCGGTGAACTGGTGGGCCTGCGCTGGTCGGGTGGGGACCTGGACAACCGGGTGCTGCACGTACGCCAGCAGACGCAGCGCCGACGCGGCACGCTGTACGACGACGACCCCAAGAGCCGCCGTCGGCGAGTGATTCCGATGCCCGCGCTGTGCATCGCGCCGCTTCGCTGGCACCGACTGCGGCAACGGGCAGCGTTCGCGCGCACCGGAATCGCGTGGGACGAGAAGGGCTACGTCTTCGCCACACGGAACGGCCGGCCGGTGGAGCCGCGGAACGTCTACCGGTCGTTCACGCGGGTGGCCGCTGACGCAGAGCTGCGGGTGGTCCGATTGCACGATGCCCGGCACGGCTGCGCCACGCTGCTGACGGCGGCCGGCGTCGCGCCCCGAGTCATCATGGAGATCCTCGGACACAGTCAGATCAGCATCACGATGGACGTGTACACGCACGTCGTGCACGACACGCAACGGGAGGCGATCAGCCACATGGACCGCCTGCTCAGGCGCCGCCGACCGGCCGCCTAG
- a CDS encoding GNAT family N-acetyltransferase — protein sequence MLSERTEVQVRPGVEGDLDALTALYNHYVRETAITFDTAIFTPEERRPWLLSHPEDGPHRLMVATTADPQEILGYSTSSPFRTKPAYATSVETTVYVAPDAGRRGIGTLLYTALFEALSGEDLHRAYAGIALPNEASARLHERLGFRHVGTYREVGRKFGRYWDVAWYEKPL from the coding sequence ATGCTGTCGGAACGTACAGAGGTGCAGGTCAGGCCGGGAGTCGAGGGGGACCTCGACGCCCTCACGGCCCTCTACAACCACTATGTACGTGAGACGGCGATCACATTCGATACCGCGATTTTCACTCCGGAGGAGCGCCGCCCTTGGCTGCTCTCCCACCCTGAAGACGGGCCGCACCGCCTGATGGTTGCCACGACGGCGGACCCACAGGAGATTCTGGGCTACTCCACATCAAGCCCTTTCCGAACGAAGCCCGCCTATGCCACCTCCGTGGAGACGACCGTGTACGTCGCCCCGGACGCCGGCCGGCGCGGCATCGGCACACTCCTCTACACCGCCCTCTTCGAGGCTCTGTCCGGCGAGGACCTGCACCGCGCCTACGCGGGCATCGCGCTGCCGAACGAGGCGTCGGCCCGGCTGCACGAGCGCCTCGGCTTCCGGCACGTGGGCACGTACCGGGAGGTGGGCCGCAAGTTCGGCCGGTACTGGGACGTGGCCTGGTACGAGAAGCCGCTGTAG
- a CDS encoding M6 family metalloprotease domain-containing protein, which translates to MQPRPRRPRRDGTGPPGHRIPGRRLAALACVTALTFTVSTSAGTGRLAPGASTAGAGPVTLSHTSAHGPCMIRSTREIQMSEGIPTSAGYTRSTGTVRALTLMIDFSDAPGEGAALDRFHEFFPQTRDWFRTSSYGRLDYRPETPVPGWLRMPKSFREYGIERGSPFEPGYRTLVEDLVAAADPKVDFRAYDLLNVLVTPNAGPSALDTVLSVTFAGNPEAPRADGIPLANASFVYSRQDDGSGSYDRTGYRVLPHENGHVFGLPDLYTAEGGGAVGHWDIMSEDWGANNDFLGWHKWKLGWLDAAQVHCAASPGTTEYTLTPLALSGGSKLVFVPLDDRTGYAVELRTRAGNDEAVCRPGVLVYRVDAEVDTGMGPVAIIDSHRDSGGCTRAANVHAELSDAPFTPGETFRDARRGITIEVTGVGAGAVGAAGGGVEEGYRVRVTRG; encoded by the coding sequence ATACAGCCGCGGCCACGGCGCCCCCGCCGGGACGGCACGGGGCCGCCCGGCCACCGGATACCCGGGCGCCGGCTGGCCGCCCTGGCCTGCGTGACCGCCCTGACCTTCACGGTCAGCACCTCGGCGGGCACCGGCCGACTCGCCCCGGGCGCCAGTACGGCGGGAGCGGGCCCCGTCACCCTGTCCCACACCTCCGCACACGGTCCCTGCATGATCCGCAGCACCCGCGAGATCCAGATGTCCGAGGGCATCCCCACCTCCGCCGGCTACACCCGCTCCACCGGCACCGTCCGCGCCCTCACCCTCATGATCGACTTCTCCGACGCCCCCGGCGAGGGTGCCGCCCTGGACCGCTTCCACGAGTTCTTCCCGCAGACCCGCGACTGGTTCCGCACCAGCTCCTACGGCCGCCTCGACTACCGTCCCGAGACCCCCGTCCCGGGGTGGCTGCGGATGCCGAAGTCCTTCCGCGAGTACGGCATAGAGAGGGGCTCTCCGTTCGAGCCCGGTTACCGCACCCTGGTCGAGGACCTGGTGGCCGCGGCCGACCCGAAGGTGGACTTCCGCGCCTACGACCTGCTGAACGTCCTGGTCACCCCGAACGCCGGCCCCTCCGCCCTGGACACGGTCCTGTCCGTCACCTTCGCCGGCAACCCGGAGGCACCCAGGGCCGACGGCATACCCCTGGCCAACGCCTCCTTCGTCTACTCCCGCCAGGACGACGGCTCCGGCTCCTACGACCGCACCGGCTACCGCGTCCTCCCCCACGAGAACGGCCACGTCTTCGGCCTGCCCGACCTGTACACCGCGGAGGGCGGGGGCGCGGTCGGCCACTGGGACATCATGAGCGAGGACTGGGGGGCCAACAACGACTTCCTCGGCTGGCACAAATGGAAGCTCGGCTGGCTCGACGCCGCCCAGGTCCACTGCGCGGCCTCCCCCGGCACCACCGAATACACCCTGACGCCCCTGGCCCTCTCCGGCGGCTCCAAGCTGGTCTTCGTCCCCCTGGACGACAGAACCGGCTACGCCGTCGAACTGCGCACCCGCGCCGGCAACGACGAGGCGGTGTGCCGCCCGGGCGTCCTGGTCTACCGGGTCGACGCGGAGGTGGACACGGGCATGGGCCCGGTCGCCATCATCGACTCCCACCGCGACAGCGGCGGCTGCACGCGCGCGGCGAACGTCCACGCGGAACTGTCGGACGCGCCGTTCACGCCCGGGGAGACGTTCCGTGACGCGAGGAGAGGGATCACGATCGAGGTGACGGGGGTGGGGGCGGGAGCGGTGGGGGCGGCGGGGGGCGGTGTGGAGGAGGGGTACCGGGTGCGGGTGACGAGGGGGTAG
- a CDS encoding IclR family transcriptional regulator domain-containing protein encodes MPAKPMPETTPEESAPTAEEADEKGPPAEGTAALIGTGTGGDVPAEAVAPLIRGIAVLRELTEANGTLSLSGLERATGLARSTVDRITATLARMGYVRFDGRDVHLSPRLMELGNAYLSALRLPALLSPYADALADELDESVSLAVADQDGIRFIHQATRRRAMSLSFRIGDLLPAERTAPGPLFATEWTAADWQRWRDRRAADPRDLSFTAVPPRTHRPDTRDDDTFVRRTEEASAHGWSLDDQLIEPGLVAISVPVRAPGADRRIASVASVVSHTSRHTARNLRTTLLPRLRSTVEAMERELRDTPPPEPGPPPADLALWTGASKQQLGREFIESLARGLTVLTAFGEGREELTLTEVARATGLARATARRALITYEHLGLVAPSGRTFTPTPRVLSLGFPPLSRTTLSEIAQPHLADLTSRIHESTSLAVLSDSGEEIQYTARVTTARVMSVTITVGTRLPAYATAPGRVLLADTRDEGALASVRSQGYALVDEELEEGLRSVAVPIRDRSGRVVAALNTALHASRRTPRECVTDLLPELTATATRIQTDFHAAARFTHVPAS; translated from the coding sequence ATGCCAGCGAAGCCCATGCCCGAGACGACTCCGGAGGAGTCCGCCCCCACGGCCGAGGAGGCCGACGAGAAGGGGCCGCCGGCCGAGGGGACTGCTGCCCTCATCGGTACCGGTACGGGTGGGGACGTCCCCGCGGAGGCGGTCGCTCCCCTCATCCGCGGCATCGCGGTACTGCGGGAACTGACGGAGGCGAACGGCACGCTGAGCCTGAGCGGCCTGGAACGGGCCACCGGTCTCGCCCGCTCCACGGTCGACCGCATCACGGCCACCCTCGCCCGCATGGGTTACGTCCGCTTCGACGGCCGGGACGTCCACCTGTCCCCCCGCCTGATGGAACTGGGCAACGCCTACCTGTCGGCCCTGCGCCTCCCCGCTCTGCTCTCCCCGTACGCGGACGCCCTGGCAGACGAACTGGACGAGTCGGTCTCCCTCGCGGTCGCCGACCAGGACGGCATCCGCTTCATCCACCAGGCGACCCGCCGCCGCGCGATGTCCCTCAGCTTCCGCATCGGCGACCTGCTCCCGGCCGAACGCACCGCCCCCGGACCGCTGTTCGCGACGGAGTGGACGGCCGCGGACTGGCAGCGCTGGCGGGATCGCAGGGCCGCGGACCCGAGGGACCTGTCCTTCACGGCCGTACCGCCACGGACCCACCGACCGGACACGCGCGACGACGACACCTTCGTCCGCCGCACGGAAGAGGCGTCCGCCCACGGCTGGTCCCTGGACGACCAGTTGATCGAGCCGGGGCTGGTGGCGATCTCGGTACCGGTCCGCGCCCCGGGAGCGGACCGCCGGATCGCCAGCGTGGCAAGCGTGGTCAGCCACACGAGCCGCCACACCGCACGCAACCTGCGCACCACCCTCCTCCCAAGGCTGCGGTCCACGGTCGAGGCGATGGAACGCGAACTGCGCGACACCCCGCCCCCCGAGCCCGGCCCGCCCCCCGCGGACCTGGCGCTCTGGACGGGCGCGTCCAAACAGCAACTGGGCCGTGAGTTCATCGAATCCCTGGCCCGGGGACTGACCGTCCTCACGGCCTTCGGCGAGGGCAGGGAGGAGCTGACCCTCACGGAGGTGGCCCGGGCGACGGGCCTGGCCCGTGCGACGGCCCGCCGGGCCCTGATCACCTACGAACACCTGGGCCTGGTGGCCCCGTCCGGCCGCACCTTCACACCGACCCCCCGGGTCCTCTCCCTCGGCTTCCCGCCCCTGTCCCGCACCACCCTGTCCGAGATCGCCCAGCCCCACCTGGCCGACCTGACGTCCCGCATCCACGAGTCGACGTCACTGGCGGTGCTGTCGGACTCCGGCGAGGAGATCCAGTACACGGCCCGGGTGACCACGGCCCGGGTGATGAGCGTGACCATCACGGTGGGCACACGCTTGCCGGCGTACGCGACGGCACCGGGCAGGGTCCTGCTGGCGGACACCCGTGACGAAGGGGCCCTGGCCTCGGTCCGCTCCCAGGGGTACGCCCTGGTGGACGAGGAGCTGGAAGAGGGCCTCCGCTCGGTCGCGGTCCCGATCCGCGACCGGTCGGGCCGGGTCGTGGCGGCCCTGAACACGGCACTGCACGCCAGCCGCCGCACCCCGAGGGAGTGCGTGACGGACCTCCTCCCGGAACTGACGGCGACGGCGACACGCATCCAGACGGACTTCCACGCGGCAGCGCGCTTCACCCACGTCCCGGCGTCCTGA
- a CDS encoding MFS transporter — protein MSETASKTLGTPAREPDAGRWKALVFIALAQLMVVLDATIVNIALPSAQQDLGISDGNRQWVVTAYALAFGGLLLFGGRIADLWGRKKAFVVGLGGFAAASALGGAATNEAMMFGARALQGVFGALLAPAALSLLAVMFTDAKERAKAFGIYGAIAGGGGAVGLILGGFLTEYLDWRWTFFVNIPFAIVAAAGAYFVIREPEGGRNRSPLDIPGVILSTLGLVALVYGFTRAESEGWSDSVTVGMFVASAVLLASFVLVESKVKAPLLPLRVITERNRGGIYLSLGLAIIAMFGLFLFLTYYLQIVKGYSPVKTGFAFLPMIAGMITGSTQIGTRLMTRVAPRLLMGPGFLVAALGMLLLTQLEIGSSYAALLLPAMLLLGLGMGTAFMPAMSLATQGVEPRDSGVASAMVNTSQQVGGAIGTALLNTIAASATTAYVADHIAGATSRSQQQLVQLEAMVQGYTSAIWFAVGILVVAAAIALTFVNAGRPGGTTVAPSGEDAADEVQIPVVAH, from the coding sequence ATGTCTGAAACAGCCTCGAAGACGCTCGGCACACCGGCCAGAGAACCGGACGCCGGCCGCTGGAAAGCGCTGGTCTTCATCGCGCTCGCCCAGCTGATGGTCGTCCTGGACGCCACCATCGTGAACATCGCCCTGCCCTCCGCCCAGCAGGACCTGGGCATCTCCGACGGCAACCGGCAGTGGGTCGTCACGGCCTACGCGCTCGCCTTCGGCGGTCTGCTCCTGTTCGGTGGCCGGATAGCCGACCTGTGGGGCCGCAAGAAGGCCTTCGTCGTCGGTCTGGGCGGTTTCGCCGCGGCCTCCGCGCTCGGCGGCGCGGCCACCAACGAGGCGATGATGTTCGGCGCCCGTGCCCTCCAGGGCGTCTTCGGTGCCCTGCTCGCGCCCGCCGCGCTCTCCCTGCTCGCGGTGATGTTCACCGACGCCAAGGAGCGCGCCAAGGCGTTCGGCATCTACGGCGCGATCGCCGGTGGTGGCGGTGCCGTCGGTCTGATCCTCGGCGGCTTCCTCACCGAGTACCTGGACTGGCGCTGGACGTTCTTCGTGAACATCCCGTTCGCCATCGTCGCCGCTGCCGGTGCGTACTTCGTCATCCGTGAGCCGGAAGGCGGCCGCAACCGCTCCCCGCTCGACATCCCCGGCGTGATCCTGTCCACCCTCGGCCTGGTCGCCCTGGTCTACGGCTTCACCCGCGCCGAGTCCGAGGGCTGGAGCGACTCCGTGACCGTCGGCATGTTCGTCGCGTCGGCCGTGCTGCTGGCGTCCTTCGTGCTCGTCGAGTCCAAGGTCAAGGCTCCGCTGCTGCCGCTGCGCGTGATCACCGAGCGCAACCGCGGCGGGATCTACCTCTCCCTCGGTCTCGCGATCATCGCGATGTTCGGCCTGTTCCTCTTCCTGACCTACTACCTGCAGATCGTGAAGGGCTACTCGCCGGTCAAGACCGGATTCGCATTCCTGCCGATGATCGCGGGCATGATCACGGGCTCCACGCAGATCGGCACCCGCCTGATGACCCGGGTCGCGCCGCGCCTGCTGATGGGCCCCGGCTTCCTGGTCGCCGCGCTCGGCATGCTGCTGCTGACCCAGCTGGAGATCGGCTCCTCGTACGCCGCTCTGCTGCTGCCGGCGATGCTGCTGCTCGGTCTCGGCATGGGTACGGCGTTCATGCCGGCCATGTCGCTGGCCACCCAGGGCGTCGAGCCGCGGGACTCCGGTGTCGCCTCCGCGATGGTCAACACCTCGCAGCAGGTGGGCGGCGCGATCGGCACGGCCCTGCTGAACACCATCGCCGCCTCGGCGACGACGGCGTACGTCGCCGACCATATCGCCGGGGCGACCAGCCGGTCCCAGCAGCAGCTGGTCCAGCTGGAGGCCATGGTGCAGGGCTACACCAGCGCCATCTGGTTCGCCGTCGGCATCCTCGTGGTGGCCGCCGCGATCGCCCTGACCTTCGTCAACGCCGGCCGCCCGGGCGGTACGACGGTGGCGCCCTCAGGCGAGGACGCGGCGGACGAGGTGCAGATCCCGGTCGTCGCCCACTGA
- a CDS encoding MarR family winged helix-turn-helix transcriptional regulator has product MKAPASAPTPGSAQEPQEPRWLTDEEQHVWRSFMEGVTLLDDHLDRQLQRDAGMPHVYYGLLVKLAEAPQRRLRMTELAMLAKITRSRLSHAVARLEKNGWVRREDCPDDKRGQFAVLTDEGYDVLRQTAPGHVEAVRQAVFDRLTPQQQKSLGEIMRIVAEGLQPAEAGADLPWLR; this is encoded by the coding sequence ATGAAGGCACCCGCATCCGCACCGACACCGGGCTCCGCCCAGGAGCCCCAGGAACCGCGCTGGCTCACCGACGAGGAACAGCACGTCTGGCGTTCGTTCATGGAGGGCGTCACCCTCCTCGACGACCATCTCGACCGTCAGCTGCAGCGCGACGCGGGCATGCCGCACGTCTACTACGGCCTTCTGGTCAAGCTGGCCGAGGCGCCGCAGCGACGGCTGCGGATGACCGAGCTCGCGATGCTGGCGAAGATCACCCGGTCCCGGCTCTCGCACGCCGTCGCGCGCCTGGAGAAGAACGGCTGGGTGCGCCGGGAGGACTGCCCCGACGACAAGCGGGGCCAGTTCGCCGTCCTCACGGACGAGGGCTACGACGTGCTGCGGCAGACCGCGCCCGGCCATGTGGAGGCAGTGCGCCAGGCGGTCTTCGACCGGCTCACCCCGCAACAGCAGAAGTCCCTCGGCGAGATCATGCGGATCGTCGCCGAGGGACTTCAGCCGGCCGAAGCGGGTGCGGACCTGCCCTGGCTCCGCTGA